One genomic window of Punica granatum isolate Tunisia-2019 chromosome 1, ASM765513v2, whole genome shotgun sequence includes the following:
- the LOC116196601 gene encoding glycine-rich cell wall structural protein 1.8-like, producing MAIYKTVSCAAFFVLLAVGLCSATRALLTFPVMEYEVAHYGGYGGGGGSGGGGGSGEGGGAGGHGGGGGSGNGGRGAYGAGGEHGYGTGGGEGAGGGYSVGGVYGGGYAGGAGGGSGGGGGGAYGAGGAGYGGGHGGGAGGGYAGGAGGGSGGGGGGGYGAGGIHGGGYSSEGGAGGTGGYAGGGGGGSGGGAGGAYGGVGGAGYGGDASGGHGGGHGGYIP from the coding sequence ATGGCTATCTACAAAACAGTCTCTTGTGCTGCCTTCTTCGTGCTGCTAGCAGTGGGCTTATGCTCCGCCACTAGGGCACTCCTCACTTTTCCGGTTATGGAGTATGAAGTCGCGCATTATGGCGGTTATGGTGGTGGAGGTGGATCTGGTGGTGGTGGCGGGAGTGGAGAGGGCGGTGGAGCCGGAGGCCATGGTGGTGGCGGAGGCAGTGGCAATGGTGGCAGAGGCGCTTATGGTGCTGGTGGTGAGCATGGGTACGGCACTGGTGGTGGTGAAGGGGCTGGAGGTGGATACAGTGTGGGAGGCGTGTATGGAGGAGGATATGCCGGTGGTGCTGGCGGTGGCAGCggaggtggaggtggtggAGCCTATGGTGCTGGAGGTGCCGGTTATGGAGGTGGCCACGGGGGTGGCGCTGGTGGTGGCTATGCTGGAGGAGCTGGTGGTGGGAGTGGTggaggaggtggaggtggaTACGGTGCAGGAGGCATACACGGAGGTGGATATAGCAGTGAAGGAGGAGCTGGTGGTACAGGTGGGTATGCTGGAGGTGGTGGCGGCGGATCTGGTGGTGGTGCTGGCGGAGCATATGGGGGTGTCGGCGGGGCTGGGTATGGTGGTGATGCTAGTGGCGGGCACGGGGGTGGCCATGGTGGCTATATTCCTTGA
- the LOC116206646 gene encoding uncharacterized protein LOC116206646: MKKPFRNRGKSDAGAKPIVKESPASDNNPKHVVVVMDGMRGFTTETLKWALENLIPAGCTVTLLGVMPYLNIPLSTKTWLDVWTVELEDSMVVGGQAITEEWRNDVKYLKLKAAFDLCKKHGVVPHKEVVMGCPQRLRVVEKITSLHATCVVFDRHLRKNIEFYMERIPCKMVMMNQNGGGIMIKSRSLASSPVIDSLRSSPTQSPTPTVAFLISELLRRILEQRSSDEDDYDKDPGMPRFSI, encoded by the exons ATGAAGAAGCCGTTTAGAAATAGGGGGAAATCGGACGCGGGAGCTAAGCCCATTGTGAAAGAGTCCCCTGCCTCAGACAATAACCCAAAGCATGTGGTGGTGGTGATGGACGGGATGAGAGGCTTCACAACTGAAACACTCAAGTGGGCCCTCGAGAACCTCATCCCGGCCGGCTGCACCGTGACCCTCCTTGGGGTCATGCCATATCTAAACATTCCCC TTTCTACGAAAACGTGGCTTGATGTGTGGACGGTGGAGCTTGAGGACTCAATGGTGGTTGGCGGGCAAGCGATCACTGAAGAGTGGAGAAATGACGTCAAATACTTGAAGCTCAAAGCCGCATTCGACctgtgcaagaagcacggg GTGGTGCCACACAAAGAAGTGGTCATGGGGTGTCCTCAGCGGCTTCGCGTCGTGGAGAAAATTACTAGCCTTCATGCCACTTGCGTTGTTTTCGACAG GCATCTGAGGAAGAACATAGAGTTCTACATGGAAAGAATACCTTGCAAGATGGTGATGATGAATCAAAATGGAGGCGGAATCATGATCAAGAGCCGATCCCTCGCAAGCTCCCCAGTCATAGACTCATTGCGTTCTTCTCCGACTCAGAGCCCGACTCCAACCGTGGCATTTCTCATCTCTGAACTGCTCAGGAGAATCCTTGAACAAAGGTCCTCGGATGAAGACGACTATGACAAAGATCCTGGAATGCCCCGATTTTCTATATGA
- the LOC116192266 gene encoding uncharacterized protein LOC116192266 isoform X2 produces MDDVWGSIKSTLCKVKEYRDPIMAEVALGLLRPYLSFIPGGVAGYTASEAVLRSYFRNHKDCDGSCHNQQCLDELKNRVAKLEHENRAAKLEHENRVAKLEHENRAAKLEHENRVAKLEQGFSELKKSAHVGTRWRRWYMQLHFESWILYIYM; encoded by the exons ATGGACGATGTCTGGGGCTCGATCAAATCCACTTTATGCAAGGTGAAGGAGTACCGGGACCCGATCATGGCGGAAGTTGCTCTTGGTCTGCTACGCCCGTACCTGAGTTTCATTCCAG GTGGGGTCGCAGGTTACACGGCATCTGAAGCTGTGCTCAGATCATATTTCAGGAACCACAAGGACTGCGATGGCTCCTGTCACAATCAGCAATGCCTCGATGAGCTCAAGAACAGAGTAGCAAAACTAGAGCACGAGAACAGAGCAGCAAAACTAGAGCACGAGAACAGAGTAGCAAAACTAGAGCACGAGAACAGAGCAGCAAAACTAGAGCACGAGAACAGAGTAGCAAAACTAGAGCAAGGATTTTCAGAGCTGAAGAAGTC TGCGCATGTAGGGACCCGGTGGAGAAGATGGTACATGCAGTTGCATTTTGAAAGTTggatactatatatatatatgtaa
- the LOC116192266 gene encoding uncharacterized protein LOC116192266 isoform X1: MDDVWGSIKSTLCKVKEYRDPIMAEVALGLLRPYLSFIPGGVAGYTASEAVLRSYFRNHKDCDGSCHNQQCLDELKNRVAKLEHENRAAKLEHENRVAKLEHENRAAKLEHENRVAKLEQGFSELKKSYVVLLVFFSFFFLLLLFGVVSCLMNRLNIFIICWTNFQCACRDPVEKMVHAVAF, translated from the exons ATGGACGATGTCTGGGGCTCGATCAAATCCACTTTATGCAAGGTGAAGGAGTACCGGGACCCGATCATGGCGGAAGTTGCTCTTGGTCTGCTACGCCCGTACCTGAGTTTCATTCCAG GTGGGGTCGCAGGTTACACGGCATCTGAAGCTGTGCTCAGATCATATTTCAGGAACCACAAGGACTGCGATGGCTCCTGTCACAATCAGCAATGCCTCGATGAGCTCAAGAACAGAGTAGCAAAACTAGAGCACGAGAACAGAGCAGCAAAACTAGAGCACGAGAACAGAGTAGCAAAACTAGAGCACGAGAACAGAGCAGCAAAACTAGAGCACGAGAACAGAGTAGCAAAACTAGAGCAAGGATTTTCAGAGCTGAAGAAGTCGTATGTCGTCCTCCtcgtcttcttctcctttttctttctcctcctTCTCTTTGGAGTCGTTTCATGTCTAATGAATCGtctcaatatatttataatttgctGGACAAATTTTCAGTGCGCATGTAGGGACCCGGTGGAGAAGATGGTACATGCAGTTGCATTTTGA